CTGTCTTCAGGCAGGAGATCACTGCCATGGAAGTCCAGAGGGCGCGCGCGGCGGCCTGGCGGTTTTGCTTGATGGCGCGCCAGGGCGCGGTCTCGTCCACGTAGCGGTTCGCGTCCTGCGCCAGCCCCATTGCGGCGCCGATGGCTGCCTTGAAATGACAGTTGCGCAGATGGCGCTCCACGGCTTGAAACGCATCCTCAGCTTTGGCCAGAATGGCCCTGGCGGGCGCGTCCAGCTCACCCGGGTCGGGGACCGCGCCGTTGAAGTTGCGGTAGGTAAACGTAAGAATGCGGTGCGCCAGATTGCCGTAGGTGGCCACCAGTTCGTCGTTGTTGCGGCGCAGGTATTCGCGCCACGAGAAGTCCGCGTCTGACGACTCCGGCATGCCCGCCGAGAGGTAGTACCGGAGCGGGTCCGCCGGGAAGCGGGCCAGGTAGTCCGGCAGCCAGACCGCCCAGTTGCGGCTGGTGGAGATCTTCTGGGCCTCCAGCGTCAGGAACTCGTTGGCGGGCACGTCATAGGGCAGGTTCAGTCCGCCGTAGCCCATCAGCATGGCGGGCCAGATGATTGTGTGGAAGGGTATATTGTCCTTGCCGATAAAGTAATAGGATCGGCAGTCCTTGCTCTGCCAGTAGTCCTTCCACCTGTCCGGCTGGCCGCCTTTCTGCGACCATTCCTTGCTGGCGGAGAGATAGCCGCACACCGCCTCAAACCACACGTAGATGCGCTTGTGCTCGAAGCCGGGCGCGGGCACCGTCACGCCCCATTCGATGTCGCGGGTGATGGCCCTGTCGTTCAGCCCGCCCGCGATGAAGTTTGTGCTGAAGTTGAGCACATTGGAGCGCCAGTGAGACTGCTGCTTGACCCAGGCGAGGAGGCGGTCCTGGAAGGCGCTCAGCTTCAGGAAATAGTGCTCGGAGTCGCGGATCCCCGGAGTGGCGCCGCAGAGCTTGCACCGGGCGCCCACGAGGTCGATGGGGTTCAGCGTCCGCCCGCACTTGTCGCACTGGTC
This DNA window, taken from Dehalococcoidia bacterium, encodes the following:
- the metG gene encoding methionine--tRNA ligase; the protein is MHIGQIVGAYLPADIFARYHRAAGHEVLMVSGSDQHGTPITVRAEQEGTTPDKVVAKYHGEFVESWRKLGINFDLYTSTGTQNHTQTVHEIFLSLLEQGYIYKGSQSLPYCPKEARFLPDRYVEGTCPHCRYESARGDQCDKCGRTLNPIDLVGARCKLCGATPGIRDSEHYFLKLSAFQDRLLAWVKQQSHWRSNVLNFSTNFIAGGLNDRAITRDIEWGVTVPAPGFEHKRIYVWFEAVCGYLSASKEWSQKGGQPDRWKDYWQSKDCRSYYFIGKDNIPFHTIIWPAMLMGYGGLNLPYDVPANEFLTLEAQKISTSRNWAVWLPDYLARFPADPLRYYLSAGMPESSDADFSWREYLRRNNDELVATYGNLAHRILTFTYRNFNGAVPDPGELDAPARAILAKAEDAFQAVERHLRNCHFKAAIGAAMGLAQDANRYVDETAPWRAIKQNRQAAARALWTSMAVISCLKTALYPFLPFSSQTLHESLGNQGAVESAGWAFHKPAAGQTLATPKPLFTKLEDSMIEEEVQRLRQATSAGQK